The Actinomycetota bacterium nucleotide sequence GCGCGACGAACACGTCGGCGGATTCGAGGTCGGCGGCGGGCACGTAGAGTGAAAAGCCGGGAAGGAACGCATAGGTCATCGAAGCAGGCTCGGCGTTTGCAAGCGTCGGCAGCGCGGGGATACCCATCTCTCGAAGCGCCATCGTGAGGCCGAGCGTCGAGCCGATCGCATCGCCGTCAGGGCGCACGTGGCCGCATACGATGACGGAGCGCGCGTGCCGAAGAGCGACTGCTGCCCGGTGGTATGGCGTCGTCACCGGAGCACCACTACTCCCCTTCGGCCTCGTGTCGGTCATTGTCGGATCGTGCAGGTGGCTCGGGCGTACGTTCCCGCTCGTAGGCGAGTGTCGGCGGGACGGCTCTGAGTGCTTCGTTCATCCGCATGCCTGCGTCAACGCTCGGGTCGATGAAGAACCTGAGCTCAGGCGTGAAGCGCATCTTGACCCTCCTGCCGAGGAGAGAGCGTATGCGCCCTTTCGCGGATTCGAGCCCTTCGAGGGCCTCCGCGTAGCGGACCTCGTCTCCGTGTGCGATGACATAGACGCTCGCAGCCATGAGGTCAGGGCTGACCTCGACGCTCGTGACAGTCACGAGT carries:
- a CDS encoding DHH family phosphoesterase, whose translation is MTTPYHRAAVALRHARSVIVCGHVRPDGDAIGSTLGLTMALREMGIPALPTLANAEPASMTYAFLPGFSLYVPAADLESADVFVA
- the rbfA gene encoding 30S ribosome-binding factor RbfA, yielding MKITPRTRKLNESAREAIASIILDEIADPRVELVTVTSVEVSPDLMAASVYVIAHGDEVRYAEALEGLESAKGRIRSLLGRRVKMRFTPELRFFIDPSVDAGMRMNEALRAVPPTLAYERERTPEPPARSDNDRHEAEGE